A single region of the Vanacampus margaritifer isolate UIUO_Vmar chromosome 13, RoL_Vmar_1.0, whole genome shotgun sequence genome encodes:
- the lurap1 gene encoding leucine rich adaptor protein 1 — protein sequence MTMMDEGTSCENTPDLRDIEAKIGRKTPEGLLRWMREEASSLRGEDKPAPATQETAKETGKKSLDEKIRKLKTEMAQLRSVDIKILQQLLSVHEGIEAVKWLLEERSTLTSRCSSLTSSQYSLGEGPETSWRGSWSSLHDSNDRLDNISIGSYLDTLADDMDEYCPSSSESVICSSTPQVSEATAKGRTAEISADTTCATATGDKPVANTETGNGVVIGIRCQSNENGTGKGTVVISDVNGNGIIGSQSEKTDPSNIPEARPKQDVLVCTKVAEAGLVSSNNTQSQTMKANGNLEKTAAPTASHARIGLGDKLSIKQSPKRKPYKNVDLDTCKLNSKMHLEYDAHWRWVQSQEDVTFL from the exons ATGACCATGATGGATGAAGGAACTTCTTGTGAGAACACTCCGGACCTGAGAGACATAGAGGCGAAAATTGGCCGGAAGACCCCAGAGGGTTTGCTCAGGTGGATGCGGGAAGAGGCATCCTCACTCCGGGGAGAAGACAAACCGGCCCCCGCCACGCAGGAAACCGCGAAGGAAACTGGGAAGAAGAGCCTGGATGAAAAGATCCGAAAATTGAAGACTGAGATG GCACAGTTGCGCTCAGTGGACATTAAGATCCTACAGCAGTTGCTGTCGGTCCACGAGGGCATCGAGGCAGTCAAATGGTTGCTGGAGGAGCGCAGCACACTAACCAGCCGATGCAGCAGCCTCACCAGCAGCCAGTACAGCTTGGGCGAAGGTCCCGAGACCTCCTGGAGAGGCTCCTGGAGCAGCCTTCACGACTCCAACGACAGGCTGGACAACATTTCCATCGGCAGTTACCTAGACACCCTGGCAGATGATATGGATGAATACTGCCCTTCCAGCTCAGAGTCGGTCATCTGCTCTTCTACGCCACAGGTCTCGGAGGCGACTGCTAAGGGCCGGACAGCGGAAATCTCTGCTGACACGACCTGTGCTACTGCGACTGGGGACAAGCCTGTGGCTAAtacagagactgggaatggagttgTAATAGGCATTCGGTGTCAATCAAATGAGAATGGGACTGGAAAAGGGACCGTTGTTATCAGTGATGTCAACGGGAACGGGATAATTGGAAGTCAAAGTGAAAAGACAGATCCCAGCAACATTCCTGAAGCTCGGCCCAAGCAAGATGTTTTAGTTTGCACTAAGGTGGCAGAGGCAGGACTGGTTTCTTCGAACAATACTCAGAGTCAAACCATGAAGGCCAACGGGAACCTCGAGAAGACAGCAGCACCAACAGCCAGCCATGCTCGGATCGGCCTCGGTGACAAACTATCCATCAAACAGAGCCCCAAACGTAAACCttacaaaaatgttgacttgGACACTTGCAAACTGAACAGCAAAATGCATTTGGAGTATGACGCTCACTGGCGGTGGGTGCAGTCACAAGAAGATGTGACCTTTCTGTGA